The Chryseobacterium sp. LJ668 genome segment AACAGAATTATTTTATAAAAGTTTCGGCGGCACCAAAGGTGCCGCCGAAACTTTATTCATTAGAGAATGTTTTCAGACTAAATTCCCAAACTTTCTCTTACTCTATGAATGGTCTGCGTAGCAACTGCTCTTGTTTTCAAAGCACCTTCCTGAAGTTTAGCTTCCAGCTCATCAAGATTGTTCATGTAATAAGAAAACCATTCTCTTTCTTTTTCAAATCTTACAAGAATTAAATCTAAAAGTTCTTTTTTCGCATGACCGTAGCCGTAATTCCCGGCTAAATATTTCGCTCTTAATTCTTCTGTCTGTTCTGGTGTTGCGATTAATTCATAAATCGCAAAAGTTTTATCTGTGGAAGGATCTTTAGGTTCTTCCAATGATTTGGAGTCACTTTCAATGCTCATTACCTGCTTTTTCAATTCTTTTTCAGGTAAGAATATATTGATGATATTTCCCCTGGATTTAGACATTTTGTGACCATCTACTCCGGGAACGTATTTTGTATTTTCCTGAAGCTCAGCTTTAGGCAAAACCAAAACTTCACCCATCTGATTATTAAATCTTGAAGCAACATCACGGGCAATTTCCAAATGCTGAAGCTGGTCTTTCCCTACAGGAACGATCTCTGCATCATACAAAAGAATATCTGCAGCCATCAGAATAGGGTAAGTAAACAGTCCTGCATTTACGTCCTGCAGGCGATCTGCTTTATCTTTAAATGAATGCGCTAAAGTCAATCTTTGATAAGGAAAAAAACAGGATAAATGCCAAGATAATTCACAGGTTTCGGGGATGTCGCTCTGTCTGTAGAAAAATGTTTTTTCGGTATCCAATCCGCAGGCAAGCCACGCTGCAGCAATTTCATACGTGTTATTTCTTAATTCTTTTGCATCTTTAATCTGTGTAAGAGAATGCAGATTTGCAATGAATAAAAAAGATTCATTCCCTGTTTGCTTTGAAAGCTCAATTGCAGGAATAATAGCACCCAAAAGATTTCCAAGATGCGGGGTTCCGGTGGCCTGTATGCCGGTAAGAATTCTTGACATTTAAATTTAAATTTAGATTTTAGATTTTAGATTTTCTAAAATTAGTTTACAAAAGTATAAAAGATCTAAGATTCTACAAAGGAATGTTTTCTCTGACTTATTTTATAAAAACCTTCTCCCCACCATATTTCGGTTCAACATCAAAAATAAAATCCCAGAAGACTTTTGCTCTTGCCAGTTTTTCTCTTGCGTTGGTTTTAAAACCTGTATATTTATTAACGTCTTCAGCATTATAACCGAAGGCTTCAATTCCATTTTTTCTAGCCAGATAAACTGCTCGTTCGTTATGAAAACGCTGTGAAATGATGATGTAAGAATTTTGTCCGAAAATTTCTTTAGCACGAATAACAGAATCTAAAGTTCTGAAACCTGCAAAATCCTCAAAGATTTTCTCGGCGGGAATTCCGGCTTTGATCAGTTCGTTTTTCATTTCTTCGGGTTCATTATAATCTTTTCTAGAATTGTCGCCGCTTACAATAATATTTTGAATTTTTCCGGATTTATACAAGTCTACAGCAGACACAATTCGGTTGACGAAATAAGCATTGGGTGAACCATTAGAGAGCGTTTTACTCGTTCCAAGGAGTAGTCCCGTTTTTTTTGTTGGAACTTCTTCGAGGTATTTGGTGATAAAATCATGGCTGTATTTTCCAATAGACCAGTTCGCATAAATGACAAAAATAATTCCTGCCACAAAAAGCAGCAGGAAGATTTTGATTATATTTTTTATAATTTTTCTCATACATTTTGAAACTGAAAAGCTCTACTAAAAGTATGAAATATTTTAAAATTCAAGCCCATTCGGAAAAGCCTTTTTTCTGAAGATCAGTAAGAGCGCAGCTCCCACAGTAATTGCAGAATCGGCAACATTAAAAATATATTTGAAAAATTCGATGTGTTTTCCACCAATAATCGGCCAGCTTTCAGGAACGTTCCAGTCAACTAAAGGAAAATGAAGCATATCAACTACACAGCCTTTCATAAAGTTAGAATAACCTTCGCCAAAAGACGTTATTTTAGAAACTCCACCATAATCAATCCATCGGCCGATACTTTCGTCATAAACAGTACCGCTGTCAAAGATTAATCCATAAAACATTCCGTCAATGATATTACCGATAGCACCGGCAAAAATAATAGACATAGGAATGATCAGATAATTGGAAGCACCCTGTGAAAGCCATTTTTTAAAGAGATAAATCATACCTCCAATTAAAAAAAGTCTCAGAACAACCAAAAGATATTTTCCAATTAGTCCGCCAAAATGAAAACCGTAAGCCATTCCAGGATTTTCTACAAAAGTAAGTTTGAAAAAAGGCAATACAGAAACACTTTCGCCTAGACTGAAGTGAGTTTTCACGTAGATTTTTGAAGCTTGATCTATAAATAAAATAAGAAAAGTAATAAGTGCAATCTTTTTCATTACAAATTCGGCTTTGGTTTATCCTTAAAGTTTTTTACAGGCTTATCTTTTTTCACCGCAGGAGTACGAGGTTCAAAAGTTTGAGTTTTTGCGCCTCTTGTGTGAAATTTTTCATATCGAATTCCCATATCTTTCATCACGCTTTTCAGCGCATTCAGTTCCATTTGATTTTTGGGGTGTACAATTAATGCTTCCATTTTAATTTATTTGAAACGCAGCTATAGCTAAAAGTTTTAGCAACGCTTGATGTTTATGTTAATGATTAGAAAGTTCGTCTAATCTTTTTCTATCTCTTGCAGACAGGTCATTGATTCCGTTTTTACCCATTTTACCGAGCAGTCTGTCGATCTCCTTTTCCCTTTCTCGCTTGTCTGAATTGAATTTCTGATCAATGGTCAGATTCTTTGGTTTATCAGGATAGAATCTATTTTTGATCCGATCTCGGTTAAAATACCACAAAACTGCCACAAGGATAATTCCTAAAATCAAATATTCACTCATAGATATAATTAAAAATTAGGTTTATATAATGTTGTAAAACACCATATAAACCCAATTATTATTTACAAAAATAAGATAAAAATAATTATCTCTGCATATTTTTAGCTTCAATGCTCAAAGTAGCATGCGGAACTGCCAAAAGCCTTTCTTTTGGGATAAGTTTTCCGGTAACCCTGCAAACACCGTAGGTTTTATTTTCAATTCTGATTAAAGCATTTTTCAAATCTCTTACAAACTTCTCCTGTCTTCCGGCCAAAATAGAGTTCTGTTCTTTACTCAGCGTTTCAGCACCTTCTTCAAAAGCTTTGAAAGTAGGTGATGTATCATCAGTTCCGTTGTTTTGATCATTGATAAAGCTTTCTCTGATCAGCTGCAAATCTTTTTCAGCTTTCTCTATCTTATTTTTGATTAACTTCTTAAATTCTTGTAAATCAGAGTCGTTGTATCTTACTCTTTCGTCTTGCATGGTCTTTTTCTTTTTTAATAAAATTATGAAATGGGTTTTGAAAAAACAATAACTAAATATTAAACTTTTTCAACATTTACTTTAAAATTTAGTTCATCGATGTCAATTTCGTTAAAACTTGAAAGTGAAGATACAATTTCTATTTTATTCGACAAGACCTCCGATGAAATATATTCCTCATTTTGCTTAATCTGATCCAAAAACGGTGTGTTTTCTTCCAAAATGATGCTTATTCTGTCAGTTAAATCAAAATCTTTATCTTTTCTGAGATTTTGGATTCTGTTGATAAATTCTCTTGCAATACCTTCAGATTTCAACTCATCAGTCATCTTCAAATCTAATGCCACAGTTGTTTTACCATCAGAAGTTACCGTCCATCCCGGAATATCTTTTGTAGAAATCTCGACGTCAGCCATGGTAATTTCATAGCCCTGAACTTCAATTTTGCCTTCTTTTTCTAAAGATGAAATTTGCTCCACAGTAAGGTTAGTGATCTCATTACCAACCAC includes the following:
- a CDS encoding SanA/YdcF family protein gives rise to the protein MRKIIKNIIKIFLLLFVAGIIFVIYANWSIGKYSHDFITKYLEEVPTKKTGLLLGTSKTLSNGSPNAYFVNRIVSAVDLYKSGKIQNIIVSGDNSRKDYNEPEEMKNELIKAGIPAEKIFEDFAGFRTLDSVIRAKEIFGQNSYIIISQRFHNERAVYLARKNGIEAFGYNAEDVNKYTGFKTNAREKLARAKVFWDFIFDVEPKYGGEKVFIK
- a CDS encoding lipoprotein signal peptidase; this encodes MKKIALITFLILFIDQASKIYVKTHFSLGESVSVLPFFKLTFVENPGMAYGFHFGGLIGKYLLVVLRLFLIGGMIYLFKKWLSQGASNYLIIPMSIIFAGAIGNIIDGMFYGLIFDSGTVYDESIGRWIDYGGVSKITSFGEGYSNFMKGCVVDMLHFPLVDWNVPESWPIIGGKHIEFFKYIFNVADSAITVGAALLLIFRKKAFPNGLEF
- a CDS encoding DUF2683 family protein — translated: MEALIVHPKNQMELNALKSVMKDMGIRYEKFHTRGAKTQTFEPRTPAVKKDKPVKNFKDKPKPNL
- a CDS encoding TraR/DksA family transcriptional regulator gives rise to the protein MQDERVRYNDSDLQEFKKLIKNKIEKAEKDLQLIRESFINDQNNGTDDTSPTFKAFEEGAETLSKEQNSILAGRQEKFVRDLKNALIRIENKTYGVCRVTGKLIPKERLLAVPHATLSIEAKNMQR
- a CDS encoding DUF6576 domain-containing protein, with amino-acid sequence MSEYLILGIILVAVLWYFNRDRIKNRFYPDKPKNLTIDQKFNSDKREREKEIDRLLGKMGKNGINDLSARDRKRLDELSNH
- the trpS gene encoding tryptophan--tRNA ligase, which produces MSRILTGIQATGTPHLGNLLGAIIPAIELSKQTGNESFLFIANLHSLTQIKDAKELRNNTYEIAAAWLACGLDTEKTFFYRQSDIPETCELSWHLSCFFPYQRLTLAHSFKDKADRLQDVNAGLFTYPILMAADILLYDAEIVPVGKDQLQHLEIARDVASRFNNQMGEVLVLPKAELQENTKYVPGVDGHKMSKSRGNIINIFLPEKELKKQVMSIESDSKSLEEPKDPSTDKTFAIYELIATPEQTEELRAKYLAGNYGYGHAKKELLDLILVRFEKEREWFSYYMNNLDELEAKLQEGALKTRAVATQTIHRVRESLGI